The following are encoded together in the Flavobacteriales bacterium genome:
- a CDS encoding PKD domain-containing protein — protein MKTNLLKIGAGLLTAAVLFATSCTKPAATLTVDTNTVAVGEPVTVEATAEGSIVTIDMGDGTVLTDFRNKFTYTYDQPGTYTILVIASKKSQGDKDVTAEEEIVVTGAMAGISVDNDSPEVGEIITFMSTSTGSASYSWDMGDTQQSPSNSEVVSYSYNQSGTYMVYLTVTDANGTSSSVASVEITVTAPEGTSGFFDGDEEVESMLAGTWTLTGYTVEETRDGKSVWDMGDYLSDEDITSLDEEIIFENNNWSFDGYVVDADGNNRSEGQIFRILNSTQLEWNNSLDSYDWVNGGIDIHVADSEGQPAFVNYTVSESTFEITYTSTGRIWYDYDDYEGNWGDCNCYTDGDGDDHVVTTTITFTR, from the coding sequence ATGAAGACTAATTTATTAAAAATTGGTGCTGGGCTTTTAACAGCTGCAGTACTTTTTGCAACCTCTTGTACAAAGCCAGCGGCAACGTTGACCGTTGATACAAATACAGTTGCAGTAGGAGAACCTGTAACAGTTGAAGCAACTGCTGAAGGATCTATAGTAACAATTGATATGGGTGATGGAACTGTTTTAACAGATTTCAGAAATAAATTCACTTATACATACGACCAACCTGGTACATACACAATTTTAGTAATTGCATCAAAAAAATCTCAAGGAGATAAAGATGTAACTGCTGAAGAAGAAATTGTTGTTACTGGTGCAATGGCCGGTATAAGCGTTGATAACGACAGCCCAGAAGTTGGAGAGATAATTACTTTTATGTCTACTTCTACAGGATCTGCTAGCTATTCTTGGGATATGGGGGACACACAACAATCTCCAAGTAACTCAGAGGTAGTTTCTTATTCTTACAACCAAAGTGGTACTTACATGGTTTACTTAACCGTAACGGATGCAAATGGTACTTCTTCTAGTGTTGCTTCTGTTGAAATTACTGTTACTGCTCCAGAAGGTACATCTGGATTTTTTGATGGTGATGAAGAAGTTGAATCAATGTTGGCTGGTACATGGACATTGACTGGTTATACTGTTGAGGAAACAAGAGATGGCAAATCCGTTTGGGATATGGGAGATTATTTATCAGATGAGGATATCACTTCTTTGGATGAAGAGATCATATTTGAAAATAATAATTGGTCTTTTGATGGATATGTTGTTGATGCTGACGGTAATAACCGTTCGGAAGGACAAATTTTTAGAATATTGAATTCTACGCAATTAGAATGGAACAATTCCCTTGATTCATATGATTGGGTAAATGGTGGAATTGATATTCATGTCGCTGATAGTGAAGGTCAACCGGCATTTGTGAACTACACCGTTTCTGAATCTACGTTCGAAATAACTTACACAAGTACTGGTAGGATATGGTACGATTATGATGATTATGAAGGTAATTGGGGTGACTGTAATTGTTACACTGATGGTGATGGTGATGATCACGTAGTTACTACTACAATTACTTTCACTAGATAA